A DNA window from Deltaproteobacteria bacterium contains the following coding sequences:
- a CDS encoding acyl-CoA dehydrogenase family protein: MADVNVRPIDLAGVESVVTTTDALVREALDVARMRTDGGKGIDDEQVHCERLAYAATEVAAARDLLAYAKSAAAQGHRDPVVEEMAAVFAAEVAQRVSGNIDAHAEEFGIGDSRLNQTVGESQMKALLRAGLSDARIRAIGRHVVEQRGANHSWLGDEMAVMTRDSVRQFAESEVAPIAEHIHRHDDLIPESIIAKMSELGFFGMSVPEEFGGGGMGNLAMILTTEELSRCSLAAAGSLITRPEILTKALLKGGTDAQKQQWLPPIAAGQIMVGISVTEPDTGSDVASVKCRADAGEVGGKQKGYVINGAKAWCTFAGRANVLALLARTDPDLKKGARGLSLFIVPKDAFTGHEFEMKQSTGGVLVGKADRTPGYRGMHSYTLNFDSYFVAAENLVGEEGGLNKGFYLQMNGFAAGRLQTGGRATGVAQAALECTAAYANDRKQFGQPIGSFHLTQHKLGRMATHIMAARQLTYAAALAMDADESIAIEPAMAKLFASDVAVWTTQEGQLIHGGWGYAEEFAISRYVVDAQVLPIFEGVKPILELKVIARNLLGS; this comes from the coding sequence ATGGCAGACGTGAATGTGAGGCCGATCGATCTGGCGGGCGTGGAGAGTGTGGTCACCACCACCGACGCGCTGGTGCGTGAGGCGCTGGATGTCGCGCGCATGCGAACCGACGGCGGCAAGGGGATCGATGACGAACAGGTGCATTGCGAGCGACTCGCGTATGCCGCAACCGAAGTGGCCGCCGCTCGTGATCTGCTCGCCTACGCCAAGTCGGCCGCAGCGCAGGGCCATCGCGATCCGGTAGTGGAAGAGATGGCGGCCGTGTTCGCGGCGGAAGTTGCGCAGCGCGTGAGCGGCAACATCGACGCCCACGCGGAGGAATTCGGAATTGGCGACAGCCGCCTGAATCAGACCGTCGGCGAGTCGCAGATGAAAGCGTTGCTGCGCGCAGGTTTGAGCGACGCGCGCATTCGCGCGATCGGCCGCCACGTCGTCGAACAGCGCGGCGCGAATCACTCCTGGCTGGGCGACGAGATGGCAGTGATGACCCGCGATTCGGTGCGCCAGTTTGCCGAAAGCGAAGTCGCGCCGATCGCCGAGCACATCCATCGTCACGACGATCTGATTCCGGAGAGCATCATCGCGAAGATGAGCGAGCTGGGTTTCTTCGGTATGTCGGTGCCCGAGGAATTCGGCGGCGGCGGCATGGGCAACCTGGCGATGATTCTCACCACCGAAGAGCTGTCGCGCTGCTCGCTCGCCGCCGCGGGCAGCTTGATCACGCGCCCGGAGATTCTCACCAAGGCGTTGCTCAAGGGCGGCACGGATGCGCAGAAGCAGCAGTGGCTGCCGCCGATCGCGGCGGGACAGATCATGGTCGGCATCTCGGTGACCGAGCCCGATACCGGTTCGGATGTCGCGTCGGTGAAGTGCCGGGCCGATGCCGGTGAGGTTGGTGGCAAACAGAAGGGCTACGTCATCAACGGCGCCAAAGCCTGGTGCACGTTTGCCGGCCGCGCCAATGTGCTGGCGCTGCTTGCCCGCACCGATCCGGATTTGAAGAAGGGTGCACGCGGCTTGTCGCTATTTATCGTGCCGAAGGATGCGTTCACCGGGCACGAGTTCGAGATGAAGCAGTCGACCGGCGGAGTGCTAGTCGGCAAAGCCGATCGCACACCCGGCTATCGCGGCATGCATTCGTACACGTTGAACTTCGATAGCTACTTCGTCGCCGCTGAAAATCTGGTTGGTGAAGAGGGCGGACTGAACAAGGGCTTCTATCTCCAGATGAACGGCTTCGCCGCGGGCCGCTTGCAAACAGGCGGACGCGCGACCGGCGTGGCGCAGGCCGCGCTCGAATGCACGGCCGCGTACGCCAACGACCGCAAGCAGTTTGGCCAGCCGATCGGCAGCTTTCACCTCACGCAACACAAACTCGGCCGCATGGCGACGCACATCATGGCCGCGCGCCAGCTCACCTACGCGGCGGCGCTGGCGATGGACGCCGATGAATCCATCGCCATCGAGCCGGCGATGGCGAAGTTATTCGCATCGGACGTTGCCGTGTGGACCACGCAGGAAGGTCAACTCATCCACGGCGGCTGGGGTTACGCGGAGGAATTTGCGATCTCCCGCTACGTCGTCGACGCGCAAGTGCTGCCCATCTTCGAAGGCGTCAAGCCGATCCTCGAACTGAAAGTCATCGCGCGCAATTTGCTGGGAAGTTGA
- a CDS encoding enoyl-CoA hydratase/isomerase family protein, with product MTIRARDLDGGVRILTLDRPPANAIDETLLHDLDVALDAAASDDTRAVVLTGAGSFFSGGFDFSAPRRDDEVATDLYRLYRDTHRKLLMLPKPTIAMMNGHAIAGGLVLVLACDYRLGAEGDYRVGLNEVAVGASFPKAAFEIVRLRLAHARATELILGAALYPASQALRLGVVDELFPRETFEETVLKRATRLAGFPREAYAHAKAAFVAETAALMAAETDEEALRTMSVWITPESRAARKKQRDKLGVRA from the coding sequence ATGACGATTCGAGCACGAGATCTTGACGGCGGTGTGCGCATCCTCACGCTCGATCGGCCGCCCGCCAACGCCATCGACGAAACGCTGCTGCACGATCTCGACGTGGCGCTCGACGCCGCGGCGTCGGACGATACGCGAGCTGTCGTCCTCACCGGCGCTGGCTCGTTCTTCAGCGGCGGCTTCGATTTCTCCGCCCCGCGGCGGGACGACGAAGTGGCTACCGATCTGTATCGTCTCTACCGTGACACGCATCGCAAGCTGCTGATGCTGCCGAAGCCAACCATCGCAATGATGAACGGGCACGCCATCGCCGGCGGTCTCGTGCTCGTGTTGGCGTGCGACTATCGACTCGGTGCCGAGGGCGACTATCGCGTCGGTCTCAACGAAGTCGCCGTCGGCGCGTCATTCCCGAAGGCGGCCTTCGAGATCGTACGGCTTCGCCTCGCGCATGCGCGAGCAACCGAGCTGATACTCGGCGCGGCACTCTACCCGGCGAGTCAGGCGCTGCGCCTCGGCGTGGTCGACGAGTTGTTTCCGCGCGAGACGTTTGAGGAGACCGTACTCAAACGTGCCACTCGTCTCGCCGGATTTCCACGCGAAGCTTACGCGCATGCCAAGGCCGCGTTCGTCGCCGAGACGGCGGCACTCATGGCGGCCGAGACGGACGAAGAGGCACTGCGCACGATGTCGGTGTGGATCACCCCCGAGAGCCGCGCCGCCCGCAAGAAGCAGCGCGATAAACTCGGCGTGAGGGCTTAG
- a CDS encoding prolipoprotein diacylglyceryl transferase, whose protein sequence is MAERDQMKPELFGLSTYFLMWGVAVVLGVWSGTRLAQRAGLPARESFLAVCAVAFVIFAGSKLLFLTEHVLFPDDDPMPIGQNSLWKIFWHGFRIPGGILLLAAALPWIGRGFALPTRRFADAIMPAVGVAVAFIRLGCFFNGCCFGGVTHFPLAVTFPPSARVYEWQMMQGLISGPMPRSLPVHPLQLYFAGIGVLMYVLGRRWQNTKHVDGEVWANTYLLFFGATFMLELLRPAPLHLNLILTSTVVAATLIVRTRVRQATAAVAGAHP, encoded by the coding sequence GTGGCAGAGCGCGACCAAATGAAGCCGGAGCTATTCGGACTATCGACGTACTTCCTGATGTGGGGCGTCGCGGTAGTGCTCGGCGTTTGGTCGGGCACGCGCCTGGCGCAGCGCGCGGGATTGCCGGCGCGCGAATCATTCCTGGCGGTGTGCGCGGTGGCGTTCGTGATCTTCGCCGGTTCGAAGCTGCTGTTCCTCACCGAGCACGTGCTGTTCCCCGACGATGACCCGATGCCGATCGGACAAAACAGTTTGTGGAAGATCTTTTGGCACGGGTTCCGAATTCCCGGCGGCATCCTGCTGCTAGCCGCGGCGCTACCGTGGATCGGCCGTGGCTTCGCGTTGCCGACGCGTCGCTTTGCCGACGCGATCATGCCTGCGGTGGGCGTCGCGGTCGCGTTCATTCGGCTCGGCTGTTTCTTCAACGGCTGTTGCTTCGGGGGTGTGACCCACTTTCCACTGGCGGTCACGTTCCCGCCGAGCGCGCGGGTGTACGAGTGGCAAATGATGCAAGGCCTGATTTCCGGACCGATGCCGCGGTCGTTGCCGGTGCACCCGTTGCAGCTCTACTTCGCCGGCATCGGCGTGTTGATGTACGTGCTCGGGCGTCGTTGGCAAAATACGAAACACGTCGATGGTGAAGTGTGGGCGAACACGTATCTGCTGTTCTTTGGCGCGACCTTTATGCTCGAACTGTTGCGACCGGCTCCGTTGCACCTCAACTTGATTCTGACGTCCACGGTGGTTGCCGCGACGCTGATCGTACGAACGCGCGTGCGCCAAGCGACGGCAGCCGTCGCCGGCGCGCATCCGTGA
- a CDS encoding sulfatase: MRVAERLRLAGAVGVVGGLVLGAREALVAAQANAFVQPGQYLALYLSVPILAWMVLAVALLVPMALLPLARTPRRAFSLFAVVLGFAGGLSIAWPWCNAVTDRLRDVGEAANWRVTAAVWVTALGLAGGAAAVIGAAAAWYAARVARPFHFLSRCALLAALLLLWPPLRFFATDWVWGVATHSSAPPLPSQPNIVLISIDTLRADHLGCYGDTHGLTPHLDHFAHEGVLFEQTITSAPWTLPAMASLFTGQNPHHHGAGVITNRRDPLGRSALPAEGWRLTTALRDRGYRTQAIVTNPYLALRYGLGSGFDGYENVTIESEAFLAFSDTTAVRLLRWRWPDLIVGDRGETVSDRGVRWLTRNSQGPFFLWLHYIDPHPPYSRAGVTHHKSFRGDTSFASDGRDPAPFALTSPDVARLRSGEIRLSAEQKEAVRDLYRAEVASVDAAVGQVLAALDAQGLRERTLVVVVADHGEEFWEHGGVEHGHTVYEELIHVPLLIRWPGHLPAETRVAPVVRIVDVAPTILDLLGIAPPSDLDGATLRGLTQAPAVPTEGRLALVENMLFAEERSGLRTDQFKYVRWENGKEEVYWLANDPHEQRDLAGNREAIKPLRELHMPLAGTTALAPRGTAPVDDGGAEAALRALGYLR; this comes from the coding sequence ATGAGAGTGGCCGAACGGCTTCGACTTGCGGGTGCGGTCGGGGTGGTCGGTGGCCTCGTGCTCGGCGCGCGCGAAGCCCTGGTGGCTGCGCAAGCCAATGCGTTTGTGCAGCCCGGTCAGTATCTCGCACTGTATCTTTCAGTTCCGATACTCGCGTGGATGGTGTTGGCCGTCGCGTTGCTGGTGCCCATGGCGCTGCTGCCGCTTGCTCGGACGCCGCGGCGAGCATTCTCGCTGTTCGCGGTCGTCCTCGGTTTCGCGGGCGGGCTGTCGATCGCATGGCCGTGGTGCAACGCTGTGACCGATCGTCTCCGCGACGTTGGTGAAGCCGCCAACTGGCGAGTGACCGCGGCGGTGTGGGTAACGGCGCTTGGGCTTGCCGGCGGAGCCGCGGCGGTGATTGGCGCGGCGGCGGCATGGTACGCGGCGCGCGTGGCGCGACCGTTCCACTTCCTTTCGCGCTGCGCGTTGTTGGCGGCGCTACTCCTGCTCTGGCCGCCGCTGCGGTTCTTTGCGACTGATTGGGTGTGGGGCGTCGCCACGCACTCCTCGGCACCGCCGCTGCCGAGTCAGCCGAACATTGTGTTGATTTCGATCGACACGCTGCGGGCCGATCATCTCGGTTGCTACGGCGACACCCATGGCCTGACGCCCCACCTCGATCACTTCGCACACGAGGGCGTGCTGTTCGAGCAGACGATCACGTCGGCGCCGTGGACGTTGCCGGCGATGGCGTCGCTGTTCACGGGGCAGAACCCGCACCATCACGGAGCCGGCGTCATTACCAACCGGCGCGATCCGCTCGGTCGTTCCGCATTGCCTGCGGAAGGGTGGCGATTGACGACGGCTCTGCGGGACCGTGGCTACCGAACGCAAGCGATCGTCACCAATCCTTATCTCGCCTTGCGCTACGGTCTCGGCTCGGGCTTCGATGGCTATGAGAACGTGACGATCGAGTCGGAAGCGTTCTTGGCCTTCAGCGACACGACTGCGGTGCGATTGTTGCGTTGGCGGTGGCCGGATCTCATCGTCGGCGATCGCGGCGAGACCGTCAGCGACCGCGGCGTGCGCTGGCTCACGCGCAACAGCCAGGGGCCGTTCTTTCTGTGGCTGCACTACATCGATCCTCATCCACCCTACAGCCGCGCTGGCGTGACGCACCACAAGAGCTTCCGGGGCGACACGTCGTTTGCCAGCGATGGCCGCGACCCGGCGCCGTTCGCGCTCACGTCGCCTGATGTCGCGCGGCTCCGCAGCGGCGAGATTCGACTCAGCGCGGAACAGAAGGAAGCTGTGCGCGATCTCTACCGAGCCGAAGTGGCGAGTGTCGACGCAGCCGTAGGGCAGGTGCTGGCCGCGCTCGATGCGCAGGGTTTGCGCGAGCGGACGCTGGTGGTCGTAGTCGCCGACCATGGCGAGGAGTTCTGGGAACACGGCGGTGTCGAGCATGGACACACGGTGTACGAGGAATTGATTCACGTGCCGTTGTTGATCCGCTGGCCGGGCCATCTGCCGGCGGAAACCCGGGTTGCGCCGGTGGTACGAATCGTCGACGTGGCACCGACGATTCTGGATTTGCTCGGCATCGCCCCGCCATCTGATCTCGACGGCGCGACGCTCCGCGGCTTGACGCAGGCACCTGCGGTTCCGACCGAGGGACGACTCGCCCTGGTCGAGAACATGCTGTTTGCCGAAGAGCGAAGCGGTCTACGTACCGATCAGTTCAAGTACGTGCGCTGGGAGAACGGCAAGGAAGAGGTCTATTGGCTCGCCAACGACCCGCATGAGCAGCGCGATCTGGCGGGGAATAGGGAGGCGATAAAGCCACTGCGCGAGTTGCACATGCCGCTCGCGGGCACCACCGCGCTCGCGCCGCGAGGCACAGCGCCCGTGGATGATGGTGGCGCCGAAGCGGCGCTGCGCGCCCTCGGCTACCTCCGTTGA